From a region of the Thermosipho melanesiensis BI429 genome:
- the groL gene encoding chaperonin GroEL (60 kDa chaperone family; promotes refolding of misfolded polypeptides especially under stressful conditions; forms two stacked rings of heptamers to form a barrel-shaped 14mer; ends can be capped by GroES; misfolded proteins enter the barrel where they are refolded when GroES binds) encodes MAKMLRFSEEARRALERGVDAVADAVKITLGPKGRNVVIEKSWGSPTITNDGVSIAKEIELEDKFENLGAQLVKEVASKTNDVAGDGTTTATVLAQAMIKEGIKNVTAGANPILVKRGIDKAVAAAVEKIKDISKKLSNSDDIAHVASISANSEEIGKLIAEAMEKVGEDGVITVEDSKSIDTFVEFTEGMQFDRGYISPYFVTDPEKMEVVYNEPFILITDRKLSNIKPLIPILEKVAQTGKPLVIIAEDVEGEALTTLVLNKLKGTLNTVAVKAPGFGDRRKAMLQDIAILTGGIVASEEVGINLEDLTLNDLGRADVVRVKKDETIIVGGHGDQEEIKKRIAQIKAQIEQTTSEYEKETLQERMAKLAGGVAVIKVGAATETELKEKKHRIEDALSATRAAVEEGIVPGGGITLLRARKPVEKIVEELDGDEKIGAKIVYEALSAPINQIAKNAGYDGAIIIHKVLEQDDPAYGFDALKGEYCDMFERGIIDPAKVTRSALQNAASIAGMLLTTEVLVVEKPEPKNNNPMPEMPEY; translated from the coding sequence ATGGCTAAGATGTTAAGATTTAGTGAAGAAGCAAGAAGAGCTCTTGAAAGAGGTGTAGATGCAGTTGCAGATGCAGTTAAGATTACGTTAGGACCAAAAGGTAGAAACGTAGTTATTGAAAAATCCTGGGGAAGCCCTACGATTACAAATGATGGTGTTTCAATTGCAAAGGAAATAGAACTTGAAGATAAATTCGAAAATCTTGGTGCACAACTTGTAAAAGAAGTTGCAAGTAAAACAAACGACGTAGCAGGTGATGGTACGACAACAGCTACAGTTCTTGCTCAAGCAATGATTAAGGAAGGTATTAAAAACGTTACAGCAGGTGCAAATCCAATTCTTGTAAAAAGAGGAATTGATAAGGCAGTAGCAGCTGCAGTTGAGAAAATCAAAGATATTTCAAAAAAATTATCAAATTCTGATGATATTGCTCACGTAGCATCCATTAGTGCAAACAGTGAGGAAATTGGAAAATTAATTGCTGAAGCAATGGAAAAAGTTGGAGAAGATGGAGTTATTACCGTAGAAGATAGTAAATCAATTGATACGTTTGTTGAATTTACAGAAGGTATGCAATTTGACAGAGGATATATTTCTCCATATTTCGTAACGGACCCTGAAAAAATGGAAGTTGTATACAATGAACCTTTCATTCTTATTACAGATAGAAAACTTTCAAATATAAAACCATTAATACCAATCCTTGAAAAAGTTGCGCAGACGGGAAAACCATTGGTAATAATTGCAGAGGATGTTGAAGGTGAAGCATTAACAACACTTGTACTTAATAAACTAAAAGGCACACTTAATACGGTAGCAGTAAAAGCTCCTGGTTTTGGAGATAGGAGAAAAGCAATGCTTCAAGATATAGCAATCCTTACTGGTGGAATTGTGGCAAGTGAAGAAGTTGGAATTAATCTTGAAGATTTGACATTGAATGATCTTGGAAGAGCAGATGTTGTAAGAGTAAAGAAAGACGAAACAATCATTGTAGGAGGTCACGGAGATCAAGAAGAGATTAAGAAGAGAATTGCTCAAATTAAGGCACAAATTGAACAAACAACATCTGAATATGAAAAAGAAACATTACAAGAAAGAATGGCAAAGCTTGCAGGTGGTGTAGCAGTAATTAAAGTTGGAGCAGCAACAGAAACAGAATTAAAAGAAAAGAAACACAGAATTGAAGATGCGTTATCTGCAACAAGGGCAGCAGTTGAAGAAGGTATTGTTCCAGGTGGAGGAATTACACTACTTCGTGCAAGAAAACCGGTTGAAAAAATTGTTGAAGAATTAGATGGTGATGAAAAGATTGGTGCAAAGATTGTTTACGAAGCATTGAGTGCTCCTATTAATCAAATTGCAAAGAATGCAGGTTACGATGGTGCAATTATTATCCACAAAGTTCTTGAGCAAGATGATCCAGCGTACGGTTTTGATGCGTTAAAAGGAGAATACTGCGATATGTTTGAACGTGGAATTATTGATCCCGCAAAAGTTACAAGAAGTGCACTTCAAAACGCAGCATCAATTGCAGGTATGCTCCTTACAACAGAAGTACTTGTAGTTGAAAAACCAGAACCAAAAAACAATAACCCAATGCCAGAAATGCCAGAATATTAA
- a CDS encoding SufS family cysteine desulfurase codes for MLSKNIRDDFPVLERKINGNNIVYFDSAASTLKPKMVIEKLSNFYLNNYANVHRAVHTLASESTQILEASRKKIAKFLNAQEEEVIFTSGSTMSLNLVVESFVRSGILNKDDNVLVTMVEHHANFVPWIRLSKLHGYNVLAVYPSGRFGELKLEDFNVKVNPKIVAITAQSNVTGQLIDIKKIREKFPNAIFVVDGAQFLPHAQIDVKDLDIDFLVFSAHKMLGPSGIGVLWGKRELLEKMEPFLYGGEMIDKVSLDEITFNVLPFRFEAGTPNIAGIAGFSFALEYLERIEMKKVENHIRRLTEYALEKVSKIDGVELYGPLNESQLGILSFNVNGVHPHDIAHLLDEKFGIAVRSGHHCAQPLMSILKSQSKLDVFPNSTCRASFYVYNTLDEIDKLIYAIKKVKEWFDVL; via the coding sequence ATGCTCTCGAAGAATATACGGGATGATTTCCCCGTTTTAGAAAGGAAGATAAATGGAAATAACATTGTATATTTTGATAGTGCTGCAAGTACATTAAAACCAAAAATGGTTATAGAAAAGCTTTCAAATTTTTATCTTAATAATTACGCAAATGTTCATAGGGCAGTTCATACACTAGCATCTGAATCTACTCAGATACTAGAAGCTTCTAGGAAAAAAATTGCAAAATTTTTAAATGCACAAGAGGAAGAAGTAATTTTTACTTCTGGAAGTACCATGTCTTTAAACCTTGTTGTAGAAAGTTTTGTAAGAAGTGGAATACTTAACAAAGATGATAATGTTTTAGTAACTATGGTAGAACATCATGCAAATTTCGTTCCATGGATTAGATTGTCAAAGTTGCATGGTTATAATGTTTTAGCGGTTTATCCTAGTGGAAGGTTTGGCGAATTAAAATTAGAAGATTTTAATGTAAAAGTTAATCCAAAAATCGTGGCTATAACAGCTCAATCAAATGTTACAGGTCAGTTGATTGATATAAAAAAGATAAGAGAAAAATTTCCAAATGCAATTTTTGTTGTAGATGGTGCACAATTTTTACCTCATGCACAGATTGATGTAAAAGATTTGGATATAGATTTTTTGGTATTTTCTGCTCATAAAATGCTTGGTCCTAGTGGTATAGGTGTTTTGTGGGGTAAAAGAGAACTTCTAGAAAAAATGGAGCCATTTTTGTATGGTGGAGAAATGATAGATAAGGTTAGTTTAGATGAAATTACATTTAATGTTTTGCCTTTTAGATTTGAAGCGGGTACCCCAAATATTGCAGGAATTGCAGGTTTTTCATTTGCATTGGAATATTTGGAAAGGATAGAAATGAAAAAGGTAGAAAATCATATTAGAAGGCTAACGGAGTATGCTTTGGAAAAAGTTAGTAAAATTGACGGTGTAGAATTATATGGTCCACTTAATGAGAGCCAATTGGGTATATTAAGTTTTAATGTAAATGGTGTACATCCCCATGATATTGCGCATTTGTTAGATGAAAAGTTTGGAATAGCCGTTAGAAGTGGCCATCATTGTGCACAACCTTTAATGAGTATTTTAAAATCCCAGAGTAAGTTAGACGTATTTCCAAATAGTACATGTAGGGCAAGTTTTTATGTATATAACACTTTAGATGAAATTGATAAACTAATTTATGCTATTAAAAAGGTAAAGGAGTGGTTTGATGTACTCTGA
- the sufC gene encoding Fe-S cluster assembly ATPase SufC produces MKKLLEVKNLYASVRDEDIKILKGVNLEIGQDELHAIMGPNGSGKSTLANVIMGNPRYKIDEGDIIFEGESIKDLTSDERAKKGIFMTFQNPYEIEGVKFNNFLLTSYRKIHGDDDSYKILNERIQSILEELVVSDNFLNRFLNVGFSGGEKKKGEILQARFLSPKLLILDEIDSGLDVDALRIVAAQINKIRKSGTSILIITHYKRILNYLDVDKVHVYTDGRIVRSGDFSLADEVEQKGYSTIVR; encoded by the coding sequence ATGAAAAAATTGTTAGAAGTTAAAAATTTATATGCATCTGTAAGAGATGAAGATATTAAAATATTAAAGGGTGTAAATTTAGAGATTGGACAAGATGAATTACATGCTATTATGGGGCCAAATGGTTCTGGTAAGTCTACACTTGCGAATGTTATAATGGGTAATCCTAGATATAAAATAGATGAGGGAGATATTATTTTCGAAGGAGAGAGTATAAAAGATCTTACTTCGGATGAACGTGCAAAAAAAGGAATTTTTATGACATTTCAAAATCCTTATGAAATTGAGGGAGTAAAGTTTAATAACTTTCTTTTGACATCGTATAGAAAGATTCATGGTGATGATGATTCATATAAGATTTTGAACGAAAGAATTCAAAGTATTTTGGAAGAATTAGTTGTTTCAGATAATTTTTTGAATAGATTTTTAAACGTTGGTTTTTCTGGAGGAGAAAAAAAGAAAGGAGAGATCTTACAAGCGAGATTTTTATCTCCTAAACTTTTGATACTTGATGAAATAGATTCTGGTTTGGATGTTGATGCATTAAGGATAGTTGCAGCGCAAATTAATAAGATAAGGAAAAGTGGAACGAGTATTTTAATAATAACACACTATAAGAGAATCTTAAATTATTTAGATGTGGATAAAGTGCATGTATATACAGATGGAAGAATAGTAAGAAGTGGAGATTTTTCATTAGCAGACGAAGTGGAACAAAAGGGATATTCGACAATAGTGAGGTGA
- a CDS encoding phosphoenolpyruvate carboxykinase (ATP), translated as MSRSVIIDGSIIYTNYNQIMGHEKFESLLNEFIEILKEKNSPLLHALVPFKFGNEYDTKRISEYFNLLTMRNLKELSHIMNYINPELLAKFIESFYTFWRSKHRFMVRYEKYINDYNRRASIEYTMTMVADQFKAVIKNLYRQLISNITNEFPKVMRQLPSGAQTMFLYDFVNCEKLSYNWMDKIPTIWGAIFDPPAIFYTKSNKRKGVIPIEEKDILEKIELSPNEWFRIPIFVGKLLFFNFVHKDFLAHGAGLANLFEIASPKDIKNRKPDGIIIFGINPVKIPEYNKKWENAVVIKDKDVYVGIIPGIDENDYFGYMKKTTLTVHNLIMIENGNLPIHGSMAKITLKSGKKAIAMFLGDSGAGKSETLDALNRLDEVAEVDIIIDDMGSLQIENNEIVAYGTETGAFVRLDDLPPGYAYHTMDRSIFMNPDKVNARVIVPFNNYKEIITPTKIDYLFYANNYTEVSNDDERIKFFDSYKDALKVFSEGKRMAKGTTAEKGITTSYFANPFGAIQMKEKHEKIAEKFFKKMFETGVKIGEIRTMLGIKGFEKEGTILAAKALLKLIEKKG; from the coding sequence ATGAGCCGATCAGTTATCATTGATGGTTCCATCATTTACACAAATTACAATCAAATTATGGGGCATGAAAAATTCGAATCATTATTAAACGAATTCATTGAAATACTGAAAGAAAAAAACAGCCCTCTTCTCCATGCACTAGTTCCATTTAAATTTGGTAATGAATACGATACTAAAAGAATCTCCGAGTATTTTAACCTTTTAACAATGAGAAATCTAAAAGAACTTTCTCATATAATGAACTATATAAATCCGGAATTATTAGCAAAATTTATAGAATCATTTTACACTTTTTGGCGTTCAAAACATAGATTTATGGTAAGGTACGAAAAATACATAAATGATTATAACAGAAGAGCTAGCATAGAATATACAATGACAATGGTAGCAGATCAATTTAAGGCTGTAATTAAAAATCTTTACAGGCAGCTTATATCAAACATTACTAATGAATTTCCTAAGGTAATGAGACAACTTCCAAGTGGTGCTCAAACTATGTTTTTGTATGATTTTGTAAACTGTGAAAAATTAAGTTATAACTGGATGGACAAAATTCCAACTATTTGGGGAGCAATATTTGATCCACCAGCTATATTTTACACAAAATCGAACAAAAGAAAAGGTGTTATCCCCATCGAAGAAAAGGATATACTTGAAAAAATAGAACTTTCACCAAATGAATGGTTCAGAATCCCCATATTTGTTGGAAAATTATTGTTTTTTAACTTTGTACACAAAGACTTTCTTGCACACGGTGCAGGTCTTGCAAATCTCTTTGAAATTGCATCACCAAAAGATATAAAAAACAGAAAACCAGATGGAATAATAATCTTTGGTATCAATCCTGTAAAAATACCTGAATACAATAAGAAATGGGAAAATGCTGTGGTTATTAAAGATAAAGATGTATACGTTGGAATAATACCTGGAATAGATGAAAATGACTATTTTGGATATATGAAAAAAACTACACTAACCGTCCACAACTTAATAATGATAGAAAATGGTAACCTTCCTATACACGGTTCAATGGCAAAAATTACGTTGAAATCTGGAAAGAAAGCAATTGCAATGTTTTTAGGAGATAGTGGCGCTGGCAAAAGTGAAACCTTAGATGCACTTAACAGATTAGATGAAGTAGCAGAAGTAGATATTATTATCGACGATATGGGAAGTTTACAAATCGAAAATAACGAAATTGTAGCATATGGAACAGAAACAGGTGCATTTGTAAGACTAGATGATTTACCACCGGGATATGCATATCACACAATGGATAGAAGTATTTTTATGAATCCAGATAAAGTTAACGCAAGGGTAATTGTTCCTTTTAATAACTATAAAGAAATAATTACACCGACAAAAATTGATTACCTTTTCTACGCAAATAACTACACCGAAGTATCCAACGACGATGAAAGAATTAAATTCTTCGATTCGTACAAAGATGCTTTAAAAGTGTTTTCAGAGGGAAAAAGAATGGCAAAGGGCACAACCGCAGAAAAAGGAATTACAACATCATACTTTGCTAATCCTTTTGGTGCTATTCAAATGAAAGAAAAACATGAAAAAATTGCGGAAAAATTCTTTAAAAAAATGTTTGAAACGGGGGTGAAAATAGGTGAAATCAGAACAATGCTTGGTATAAAAGGATTTGAAAAGGAAGGAACTATTCTTGCTGCTAAAGCATTACTAAAACTAATCGAAAAAAAGGGGTGA
- a CDS encoding ribonuclease III domain-containing protein: protein MDIFSKVKPNININELSTDSLAYIGDAVFNLYVKLYYFKKTSVRKLHKNTHSIVNRDHQALLLDKILPLLTEEEFSYVKRGINSKGAGKYGNDPAYRKSTGFEVLIGFLYLKNEDRLYNLLTEVLK from the coding sequence TTGGATATCTTTTCTAAAGTAAAACCAAATATTAACATTAACGAACTTTCAACTGACTCATTGGCTTATATTGGAGATGCGGTTTTTAACCTATACGTAAAATTATACTATTTCAAAAAAACTTCTGTGAGAAAACTTCACAAAAATACCCATTCTATTGTGAACAGAGATCATCAAGCGCTTCTACTTGACAAAATCCTTCCATTACTAACAGAAGAGGAATTTTCTTATGTCAAAAGAGGAATAAATAGTAAAGGTGCAGGAAAATACGGAAATGATCCCGCCTACAGAAAAAGCACAGGTTTTGAAGTATTAATAGGATTCCTTTATTTAAAAAATGAGGATAGGCTTTATAACCTACTAACGGAGGTGTTAAAATGA
- the sufB gene encoding Fe-S cluster assembly protein SufB has protein sequence MFDVKSNEEKFNYIANIEPEYVSLPGLTPKIIEEISDIKEEPKWMREHRLKSLEIFQRWHNPRFGVDISGLDLSKIIPYIKPKARKNTTWDEVPEEIKKAFDKLGIPEAERKYFAGVGAQFDSEIVYQNIKEELESLGIIFLDMESAVKQYPDLVREYFMRLVPTHDHKFAALHGAIWSGGTFLYVPKGVKVPMPLQAYFLMSNPGMSQLEHTIIVADEGSEVIFIEGCSAPRYNVINLHTGMVEIYVKKHAKVKYMTIQNWSKNTYNLNTKRSIVEEDGVMSWVSGSLGSMKTMLYPMTILKGKGAKAESLGITYAGPGQHMDTGSKVVHLAPYTSSTIDARSISVGGGWAFYRGLLKVAKDAKKSKSHVQCTALMLDNYSKSDTVPIIEVYNNDADIGHEARIGRIKDEQIFYLMSRGLNEAEAKSMIVKGFIEPIVSSLPFEYAVELNRLIEMEIESTIG, from the coding sequence ATGTTTGATGTAAAAAGCAATGAAGAAAAGTTTAATTATATAGCAAACATTGAGCCAGAATATGTAAGTTTGCCTGGTTTAACGCCAAAGATAATTGAAGAAATTTCAGATATAAAGGAAGAACCAAAATGGATGCGTGAGCATAGATTAAAATCTTTAGAGATTTTTCAAAGATGGCATAATCCGAGATTTGGTGTAGATATTTCTGGTTTAGATTTGAGCAAAATTATTCCTTATATAAAACCAAAGGCAAGGAAAAATACAACATGGGATGAAGTTCCGGAGGAAATTAAAAAAGCTTTTGACAAATTAGGCATTCCTGAAGCGGAAAGAAAATATTTTGCAGGTGTTGGTGCACAATTTGATTCTGAAATTGTTTATCAAAATATAAAAGAGGAATTGGAAAGTTTAGGAATAATTTTTCTAGACATGGAAAGTGCGGTAAAACAATATCCTGATCTTGTAAGGGAATATTTTATGAGATTAGTTCCTACGCATGATCACAAATTTGCCGCATTACATGGGGCAATTTGGAGTGGTGGAACATTTTTGTACGTTCCAAAAGGTGTTAAGGTTCCAATGCCATTACAGGCATATTTTCTCATGAGTAATCCTGGAATGAGTCAGTTAGAACACACTATAATAGTTGCAGATGAAGGTTCAGAGGTTATATTTATAGAAGGTTGTTCTGCTCCAAGGTATAATGTAATTAACTTACATACGGGTATGGTAGAAATATATGTAAAAAAACATGCAAAGGTTAAATATATGACTATTCAAAATTGGAGTAAGAATACATATAATTTAAACACAAAACGTTCAATTGTTGAAGAAGATGGTGTAATGTCATGGGTTTCTGGTTCATTAGGGAGCATGAAAACAATGTTATATCCAATGACCATTCTAAAGGGGAAAGGTGCAAAAGCAGAAAGTTTGGGTATTACCTATGCAGGTCCGGGTCAACATATGGATACGGGTTCTAAAGTAGTGCATCTTGCACCTTACACAAGCTCAACTATAGATGCAAGAAGTATAAGTGTTGGAGGAGGTTGGGCATTTTATAGAGGACTTTTGAAGGTGGCTAAAGATGCTAAGAAAAGTAAATCTCATGTACAATGTACCGCTCTTATGTTGGATAATTACTCAAAGAGTGATACCGTTCCTATTATTGAGGTTTACAATAACGATGCCGATATTGGGCATGAGGCGAGAATAGGTAGGATTAAAGATGAACAGATTTTCTATCTTATGTCTAGAGGATTGAATGAGGCTGAGGCAAAAAGTATGATTGTAAAGGGGTTTATTGAACCAATAGTAAGTAGTTTACCATTTGAATATGCGGTTGAATTAAATAGATTAATTGAAATGGAAATAGAATCAACAATAGGGTGA
- a CDS encoding SufD family Fe-S cluster assembly protein, whose product MEKTLELVLNDEITVVSKPEEFFEGDYKDISDVLNNIENRFLREYVEKKYGEYIKLGFPKWKRLKLERINLPKYRYVDYFKDVDFEIDLIDFEGANRKFVLLSDIFSSKGEYLKVKEKKEIFKEYEDEITNDYYQVEDELTVVRILRTNDFSNNTLRFELGDNAKLNLYNIHVTKDSSFSVDNVFIWTKNNSKVVVKDVYIGSGKIAGYLGVKMGNKNANVQIKPYFLGKNSAIFDLLYLLRFVGIENKGSIRAEGALMDSAKVVFRGILDLRRGAKNSEAEEFEKCILLSKNSKMEAIPSLLVDENEVVASHAASSAPLDENSVFYLMSRGFSEKEAKRYILNGIFETLVEELTIYGVEGLIKDALEEYTG is encoded by the coding sequence ATGGAAAAAACATTAGAACTTGTATTAAATGATGAAATTACAGTTGTATCAAAACCAGAAGAGTTTTTTGAAGGAGATTATAAAGATATTTCGGATGTTTTGAATAATATAGAGAATAGGTTTTTAAGAGAATACGTTGAGAAAAAGTATGGAGAGTATATTAAACTTGGTTTTCCAAAGTGGAAGAGATTAAAGTTAGAGAGGATAAATCTTCCCAAGTATAGATATGTTGATTATTTTAAGGATGTGGATTTTGAGATAGACTTAATTGATTTTGAGGGTGCGAATAGAAAATTTGTCTTATTGTCTGATATATTTTCTTCAAAGGGTGAATATTTAAAGGTTAAAGAAAAGAAAGAGATTTTTAAGGAATATGAAGATGAGATAACAAATGACTATTATCAAGTTGAAGATGAACTTACGGTTGTAAGGATTTTAAGGACTAATGATTTTTCGAATAATACATTAAGATTCGAACTTGGAGATAATGCGAAACTTAATTTGTATAATATACACGTTACAAAAGATAGTTCTTTTTCTGTAGATAATGTCTTTATTTGGACAAAAAATAATTCAAAAGTAGTTGTAAAAGATGTTTATATTGGTTCTGGTAAGATAGCAGGTTATTTGGGTGTAAAGATGGGAAATAAAAATGCTAATGTGCAAATAAAACCATATTTTTTGGGGAAAAATAGTGCAATTTTTGATCTGTTATATCTTTTAAGATTTGTTGGAATTGAAAATAAAGGTTCAATACGAGCTGAAGGAGCTTTAATGGATAGTGCAAAGGTAGTCTTTCGTGGTATACTTGATTTGAGAAGAGGGGCAAAAAATAGTGAAGCAGAGGAGTTTGAAAAGTGTATATTACTTTCGAAAAACTCAAAAATGGAAGCTATCCCAAGTTTATTAGTCGATGAAAATGAAGTAGTAGCCTCACATGCTGCAAGCTCTGCACCATTAGATGAGAATTCGGTATTTTATTTAATGAGTAGAGGGTTTAGTGAAAAAGAAGCAAAGAGATATATTTTAAACGGTATATTCGAAACTCTTGTAGAAGAATTAACTATTTATGGGGTTGAGGGGTTGATAAAAGATGCTCTCGAAGAATATACGGGATGA
- the groES gene encoding co-chaperone GroES encodes MKVRPLGARLLIKPIQEEKRTEGGIVLPDTAKEKPMKAEVVAVGNLEDSDVDIVVGDKVIFSKYSGTEIKIEDDDYIIIDVEDILAKIED; translated from the coding sequence ATGAAAGTAAGACCACTTGGTGCAAGACTTTTGATAAAACCAATTCAGGAGGAAAAGAGAACAGAAGGAGGTATAGTGCTTCCAGATACTGCAAAGGAAAAACCTATGAAAGCTGAGGTGGTGGCTGTTGGTAATTTAGAAGATTCCGATGTTGATATTGTTGTTGGTGATAAAGTAATCTTTTCAAAATACTCTGGTACAGAAATAAAAATAGAGGATGATGATTACATAATAATTGATGTAGAAGATATTTTAGCAAAAATAGAAGACTAA
- a CDS encoding TldD/PmbA family protein, with translation MLNKSLIQDIIGTVLKYGGDFAEVFVEKRYENKIELSDGFIQKANTNNISGIGIRGFLGNKAIYAYTNIFEKDNLLSVAKRVGEALSEIKVPDLKLNFDDQKIKNRHIVHFYPKDIDKTEKAKIMKKAYHAAKNFSELIKQVLVWYWEYDQEILVANSEGVWAEDRRVKTRLMINTVAEHNGNMERGFYGPGAGMGFEFFNIIDVEEAAKRAARIAARMVDAEPAPAGKMPVIISNEFGGVIFHEAVGHALEATSVAKGASVFAGKLGQKIAAECVSAVDDATIPNGWGSANIDDEGTPTRRNLLIDKGVLVGYLIDKLGGRRMNMESTGSARRQDYTFAPTSRMSNTFILPGKYYPEEIIAATEYGLYAKTMGGGSVMPSTGEFNFAVMEAYLIENGKITKPVKGATLIGKGYEIIQKIDMVGNDVARGQGVCGSISGGVPADVGQPTIRVSEILVGGRNK, from the coding sequence GTGTTAAATAAATCATTAATCCAAGATATCATAGGAACGGTGTTAAAATACGGTGGCGATTTTGCAGAGGTATTTGTTGAAAAAAGATATGAAAACAAAATAGAACTATCTGATGGCTTTATACAAAAAGCAAATACAAATAATATTTCTGGTATCGGCATCAGGGGATTTTTAGGAAACAAAGCTATCTATGCATACACAAACATTTTCGAAAAAGACAACTTACTCTCTGTAGCAAAAAGAGTAGGAGAAGCTCTCTCGGAAATAAAAGTACCCGACCTAAAACTGAATTTTGACGATCAAAAGATAAAAAATAGACATATTGTACACTTTTATCCGAAAGATATAGACAAAACAGAAAAAGCAAAAATCATGAAAAAAGCATATCATGCTGCAAAAAATTTTTCCGAGCTTATAAAACAAGTATTAGTATGGTATTGGGAATATGATCAAGAAATTTTAGTAGCAAATTCTGAAGGTGTATGGGCTGAAGATAGAAGGGTAAAAACAAGACTAATGATAAACACTGTTGCAGAACATAATGGAAATATGGAAAGAGGATTTTATGGACCAGGAGCTGGAATGGGATTTGAATTTTTTAATATAATAGACGTTGAAGAAGCAGCAAAAAGAGCAGCAAGAATTGCAGCAAGAATGGTCGATGCAGAACCAGCTCCAGCAGGAAAGATGCCAGTAATTATTTCTAACGAATTTGGTGGGGTTATTTTTCACGAAGCTGTTGGACATGCGCTTGAAGCAACATCAGTTGCAAAAGGTGCATCTGTATTTGCAGGAAAATTGGGGCAAAAAATTGCTGCTGAATGTGTTTCTGCTGTTGATGATGCAACAATACCAAATGGGTGGGGCTCAGCTAACATTGATGATGAAGGTACCCCTACAAGGAGGAATCTCTTAATAGACAAAGGCGTTCTTGTAGGCTATTTAATTGACAAACTTGGTGGCAGGAGGATGAATATGGAAAGTACAGGAAGCGCTAGAAGGCAAGATTACACATTTGCACCTACTTCTAGAATGAGTAACACCTTTATACTTCCTGGAAAATATTATCCAGAAGAAATTATTGCTGCAACTGAATATGGTTTGTATGCAAAAACTATGGGTGGAGGTTCAGTAATGCCAAGTACTGGGGAGTTTAATTTTGCAGTTATGGAAGCTTACTTAATTGAAAATGGAAAAATAACGAAACCTGTAAAAGGAGCAACATTAATTGGAAAAGGTTACGAAATTATACAAAAAATTGACATGGTCGGAAACGATGTTGCAAGAGGTCAGGGAGTTTGTGGTTCAATATCTGGTGGAGTTCCAGCAGATGTGGGACAACCAACAATAAGAGTATCTGAAATACTAGTTGGGGGGCGAAATAAATGA